In one window of Effusibacillus lacus DNA:
- the yedE gene encoding selenium metabolism membrane protein YedE/FdhT, whose product MRDELFGHLRGVWEHTFVRLWNPTVAAIFVGLLSAFYFGLTGTVWAVTGEFTRFGGHILNLLGVDTTTWSYLTLVKFNAAQAPWERTDGWIVFGMLFGALISTLFANNFKIRIPSQKRRLVQGFVGGIIAGFGARLAMGCNLAAFFTGIPQFSLHSWLFMAGTLVGSYFGVKIALLPWMLGKPDFKAAAHKAKPTAKQKRQVQPFMGVAILILFTGICAYYFLAGQWKLGIACIFGGLFGLAIDRGQICFTSAFRDLWVSGRSVMARALAVGILVASLATAVFHVTGIKPISWWASPGALVGGLLFGLGIVIAGGCETGWMYRVVGGQVQFLIVGIGNIVGATLLAWGWDRLNIYNTLQNGWPKISLMTSWGWPAAIGGTILMLAAWYFFSLAWGRRVRKNLLAKAKPANMNVQVVKEVTAQ is encoded by the coding sequence ATGAGAGACGAATTGTTCGGACATTTACGCGGCGTTTGGGAGCATACCTTTGTACGGTTGTGGAACCCGACGGTGGCAGCCATTTTTGTTGGACTTTTAAGCGCTTTTTACTTTGGGCTGACAGGGACAGTGTGGGCCGTGACCGGTGAGTTTACCCGATTTGGCGGACATATTCTGAACCTGTTGGGGGTCGACACCACTACCTGGTCCTATCTGACCCTTGTAAAATTCAATGCGGCGCAAGCTCCTTGGGAACGCACTGATGGATGGATCGTTTTTGGAATGTTGTTTGGCGCTCTGATCAGTACCCTATTTGCCAACAATTTCAAAATCAGAATCCCCTCCCAGAAACGTCGCTTGGTGCAAGGATTTGTCGGGGGAATTATTGCAGGTTTCGGTGCACGTTTGGCTATGGGGTGTAACCTGGCCGCTTTTTTCACCGGGATTCCGCAGTTCTCTTTACATTCCTGGTTGTTCATGGCGGGAACCCTTGTGGGCAGCTATTTCGGTGTGAAGATTGCTTTGCTTCCGTGGATGCTGGGAAAGCCTGATTTCAAAGCTGCCGCGCATAAAGCAAAACCGACAGCAAAACAAAAGCGTCAGGTGCAGCCCTTTATGGGTGTGGCCATTTTGATCCTCTTTACAGGGATTTGTGCTTATTACTTTCTGGCTGGTCAATGGAAACTGGGAATCGCTTGTATCTTTGGCGGGTTGTTCGGGTTGGCAATCGACCGCGGACAGATCTGCTTTACCTCCGCCTTTCGCGACCTCTGGGTGAGTGGCCGTTCTGTTATGGCCCGGGCACTGGCCGTTGGGATTCTGGTAGCTTCATTGGCAACAGCCGTGTTTCATGTTACGGGGATCAAACCGATTAGCTGGTGGGCAAGTCCCGGCGCGCTGGTAGGGGGACTGCTGTTTGGTCTCGGAATTGTAATTGCGGGTGGTTGCGAAACGGGTTGGATGTACCGTGTGGTGGGAGGACAGGTGCAATTTCTGATTGTCGGGATTGGCAACATTGTCGGAGCTACTCTGCTTGCATGGGGCTGGGACCGTCTCAACATCTATAACACTCTGCAAAACGGTTGGCCAAAAATCAGCCTGATGACGTCATGGGGATGGCCGGCGGCTATCGGTGGCACTATCTTGATGCTGGCAGCGTGGTATTTCTTCTCCCTGGCTTGGGGAAGAAGGGTTCGCAAGAATTTGTTGGCAAAAGCAAAACCAGCCAATATGAATGTACAAGTTGTAAAGGAAGTGACTGCACAATGA
- the lpdA gene encoding dihydrolipoyl dehydrogenase: MVVGEFSTEVDVLVIGAGPGGYVAAIRAAQLGKKVVVVDRDELGGVCLNRGCIPSKALISAAHRYEEMNHSDDMGFTAEGVKVDFSKVQSWKQGIVKKLTGGVGSLLKGNGVEVIKGEALFVGPNEARIYQGNEFNRYKFNHCIIATGSRPIELKAFPFGGRILSSTEALALEEIPKSMVVIGGGYIGIELGQTFAKFGTKVTIIEGADQILPLFESEIVRWVQRKLKKDGVEVYTKAKALSAAQTDTGVAVKYEVGGEEKEITAEYMLVTVGRVPNTDELGLDEIGLKKDERGYIQVDHQGRTNIENVYAIGDVVPGPALAHKASYEGKVAAEAIAGHASAVDYKCIPAIVFSDPEIASVGLSETEAKEKGCTVATGKFNYAANGRALSLNTNEGFVKIVADKESGVVLGGQIVGPGAPDLIAEIGLAIEMGATLEDIALTIHAHPTLGEMVAEAVENALGQGVHTIQK, encoded by the coding sequence ATGGTCGTAGGAGAGTTCAGTACAGAAGTGGACGTGCTTGTCATCGGGGCAGGCCCGGGCGGCTACGTGGCCGCCATCCGGGCCGCCCAACTGGGCAAGAAAGTTGTGGTTGTGGACCGGGACGAACTCGGAGGAGTCTGTCTCAACCGCGGATGTATTCCGAGCAAGGCCTTGATCTCGGCTGCCCACCGTTACGAGGAAATGAACCATTCGGACGACATGGGCTTTACTGCCGAAGGAGTCAAGGTGGATTTTTCGAAAGTGCAATCCTGGAAACAAGGAATTGTAAAAAAGTTGACCGGTGGTGTCGGCTCTCTGCTCAAGGGCAACGGAGTGGAAGTGATCAAAGGGGAGGCTCTGTTTGTCGGCCCCAACGAAGCGCGGATCTACCAAGGGAATGAGTTTAACCGGTACAAGTTCAATCACTGCATCATTGCAACCGGGTCGCGCCCGATTGAGCTGAAAGCGTTCCCATTTGGCGGACGAATCCTGTCTTCGACGGAAGCATTGGCGTTGGAAGAAATTCCGAAGAGCATGGTGGTCATTGGCGGCGGGTACATCGGCATTGAGCTTGGCCAGACTTTTGCCAAATTCGGAACCAAGGTCACCATCATCGAAGGAGCGGACCAGATCCTGCCCCTGTTTGAAAGCGAAATTGTCCGCTGGGTGCAGCGCAAACTGAAGAAAGACGGTGTGGAAGTATATACCAAAGCGAAAGCACTGTCAGCAGCCCAAACGGACACCGGTGTTGCGGTGAAGTATGAAGTTGGCGGGGAAGAGAAGGAAATTACGGCCGAATACATGCTGGTAACTGTCGGACGGGTTCCCAACACGGATGAGCTCGGCCTGGATGAAATCGGTCTGAAGAAAGATGAACGCGGATATATCCAGGTGGATCATCAGGGCCGGACCAATATTGAGAACGTATATGCCATCGGGGATGTGGTTCCTGGTCCCGCTTTGGCGCATAAGGCTTCTTATGAAGGCAAAGTGGCGGCAGAAGCGATCGCGGGTCATGCCAGCGCGGTTGATTACAAATGCATACCGGCCATTGTATTCTCCGATCCGGAGATTGCCAGTGTGGGACTCAGCGAAACGGAAGCCAAGGAGAAAGGCTGCACTGTTGCCACAGGGAAGTTCAATTACGCAGCCAATGGACGCGCTTTGTCCCTCAACACCAACGAAGGGTTTGTCAAGATTGTTGCCGACAAAGAGAGTGGTGTCGTGCTGGGCGGACAGATCGTCGGTCCGGGTGCCCCCGATTTGATTGCGGAAATCGGGCTGGCCATCGAGATGGGTGCAACTCTGGAAGACATTGCACTTACCATTCACGCCCATCCGACATTGGGCGAGATGGTGGCGGAAGCAGTGGAAAACGCCCTGGGGCAAGGGGTTCATACGATACAAAAGTAA
- a CDS encoding dihydrolipoamide acetyltransferase family protein produces the protein MSVFEFRLPDIGEGIHEGEIVKWHIKPGDSVEEDQAILEVQNDKAVVEIPSPVKGKVLELKVAEGTVATVGTVLVTFEIEGEAPPQAVHSHGGTEEADRADDGKAANPAADAVNEHPVIRGPVRAGAVAQPAGEPAAPTMDRQEAQPAVAAPGNALPPANREVLAMPSVRKFAREQGVDINTVQGTGKNGRITKDDVLRAKEGAAAPAAAPAAAPTAQTPVAQAAAEAPRAAREAAPQPAGQPKGPVTGVAEERVPLRGIRKVIANAMAKSVYTAPHVTIMDEVNVAKLVALRSELKPVAEKKGVKLTYLPFVVKAVVSGLRKFPSLNASLDDEKSEIVFKYNYHIGIATDTDNGLIVPVVFDADRKSMWTIADEIRDLATRGREGKLAPGELKGSTFSITNIGSAGGMFFTPVINYPEVAILGTGRITEKPVAVNGEVQVAPVMALSLSFDHRLIDGATAQYFMNHIKQLLEDPQMMLMEV, from the coding sequence ATGAGCGTTTTTGAATTTCGATTGCCGGATATCGGCGAGGGAATCCACGAAGGCGAGATTGTAAAGTGGCATATCAAACCGGGTGATTCTGTAGAGGAGGACCAGGCAATTCTTGAGGTCCAGAACGACAAGGCGGTAGTTGAGATTCCAAGTCCGGTCAAGGGAAAGGTACTGGAGCTTAAAGTTGCGGAAGGAACGGTAGCCACTGTCGGCACTGTTCTGGTAACATTTGAAATAGAAGGGGAGGCTCCGCCGCAGGCGGTGCACAGTCATGGCGGTACGGAGGAGGCGGATCGCGCCGATGACGGAAAAGCTGCCAATCCGGCTGCCGACGCTGTCAACGAGCATCCTGTCATTCGCGGGCCGGTTCGTGCAGGGGCTGTTGCCCAACCTGCCGGGGAACCGGCGGCGCCAACCATGGATCGGCAAGAGGCTCAACCGGCTGTTGCAGCACCGGGGAATGCGCTGCCCCCCGCTAACCGGGAAGTACTAGCCATGCCAAGTGTTCGCAAGTTCGCCCGGGAACAGGGTGTTGACATCAACACCGTTCAGGGAACAGGCAAGAACGGGCGAATCACAAAGGATGACGTCCTGCGGGCAAAAGAGGGAGCGGCTGCACCTGCTGCAGCACCGGCAGCTGCACCGACGGCGCAAACGCCAGTTGCTCAAGCGGCTGCAGAGGCACCGCGAGCAGCAAGAGAAGCGGCTCCCCAACCGGCAGGCCAACCCAAGGGTCCTGTTACCGGGGTGGCGGAAGAACGGGTACCGCTTCGAGGCATCCGGAAGGTAATCGCCAATGCAATGGCGAAGTCCGTTTATACAGCGCCGCATGTAACAATCATGGACGAAGTCAATGTAGCCAAACTGGTTGCGCTTCGGAGCGAATTGAAGCCTGTGGCTGAGAAAAAAGGGGTCAAACTGACCTACCTGCCCTTTGTGGTGAAGGCGGTGGTAAGCGGTTTGCGCAAATTCCCGTCCCTGAATGCTTCTTTGGATGACGAGAAGAGCGAAATTGTATTCAAGTACAATTACCATATCGGGATCGCAACCGACACTGACAACGGACTGATTGTGCCAGTCGTCTTTGACGCAGACCGCAAAAGCATGTGGACCATCGCTGACGAGATTCGCGATCTGGCCACACGCGGGCGGGAAGGAAAGCTGGCTCCGGGTGAGCTGAAGGGCAGCACCTTCTCCATCACGAATATCGGCTCGGCAGGCGGGATGTTCTTTACTCCGGTGATCAATTATCCGGAGGTGGCCATCCTAGGCACCGGACGTATCACGGAGAAGCCTGTTGCTGTAAACGGCGAAGTTCAGGTGGCCCCTGTCATGGCGTTGTCTCTAAGCTTTGACCACCGGTTGATTGACGGTGCCACCGCCCAGTACTTTATGAATCACATCAAGCAGCTGTTGGAAGACCCTCAGATGATGCTGATGGAGGTATAA
- a CDS encoding alpha-ketoacid dehydrogenase subunit beta codes for MAQMTMIQAITDAMRVELARDPNVLIFGEDVGKNGGVFRATDGLQKEFGEERVFDTPLAESAIGGLAVGLCLQGFRPIAEIQFFGFVFEVFDEIAAQAARMRYRSGGRYSCPIVFRSPFGGGVKTPELHADSLEGLMMQTPGVKVVIPSNPYDAKGLLISAIRDNDPVIFLEHMKLYRSFRGEVPEGEYTVPLGKANVVQEGTDVTIITYGAMVHTSLKAAAEAEKARGAKVEVIDLRTIMPIDIDTILASIQKTKRAIVVQEAPRNGGAASEIMAQIMERGVLHLEAPVLRVTAPETPYPFAQVEDEWLPDPARVLKAITEVLDF; via the coding sequence ATGGCTCAAATGACCATGATTCAAGCGATTACAGATGCCATGCGCGTGGAGCTGGCGCGTGACCCGAACGTCCTGATTTTCGGGGAGGATGTCGGCAAGAACGGAGGCGTGTTCCGGGCAACGGACGGTCTTCAGAAAGAGTTTGGCGAGGAGCGGGTGTTTGATACACCGCTGGCGGAATCGGCCATCGGCGGTTTGGCGGTTGGTCTTTGTCTGCAGGGTTTCCGTCCGATTGCCGAGATCCAGTTTTTCGGATTCGTATTCGAAGTGTTTGACGAAATTGCGGCTCAGGCGGCCCGGATGCGCTATCGTTCCGGCGGACGTTACAGTTGTCCCATCGTATTTCGCTCCCCTTTTGGCGGAGGAGTAAAGACTCCGGAACTGCACGCGGACAGTCTGGAAGGTTTGATGATGCAGACACCGGGTGTCAAAGTCGTGATTCCATCCAACCCCTATGACGCAAAAGGGCTTTTGATCTCGGCCATTCGGGACAATGACCCTGTAATCTTCCTTGAACACATGAAGCTGTATCGTTCTTTCCGGGGCGAAGTGCCGGAGGGCGAATATACGGTACCCCTTGGCAAAGCCAATGTGGTGCAGGAGGGGACGGATGTCACCATTATCACTTATGGCGCCATGGTTCACACATCGCTGAAAGCGGCGGCCGAGGCGGAGAAAGCCCGCGGTGCCAAGGTGGAAGTGATAGATTTAAGGACGATTATGCCGATTGATATTGACACGATTCTGGCTTCGATTCAAAAAACGAAACGTGCCATTGTGGTGCAGGAAGCTCCCCGCAATGGCGGAGCCGCTTCCGAAATCATGGCACAAATCATGGAGCGCGGGGTGCTGCACCTGGAAGCTCCTGTTCTGCGGGTCACGGCACCCGAAACTCCTTATCCCTTCGCCCAGGTGGAGGACGAGTGGCTTCCCGATCCTGCGCGCGTCTTGAAGGCGATTACCGAAGTACTTGATTTCTAA
- the pdhA gene encoding pyruvate dehydrogenase (acetyl-transferring) E1 component subunit alpha, translating into MSTGLIEVPKSAKFTPLQIISPDGKVKDSKLLPQLTDEQLKELMRRMVFTRVWDQRAISLNRQGRLGFYAPVAGQEATMIGSQFALTKEDWILPSYRDIPQIYWHGLPLYQAFLFSRGHYHGTQYPEGLNILMPQIIIGAQIVQTTGVAMGLKLRGKKNVAITFIGDGGTSQGDFYEGINFAGAYNVPAIFVIQNNRYAISVPIEKQTKAQTLAQKGVAAGIPSIQVDGMDVLAVYKAVQEAAERGRNGEGPTLIESLTYRYGPHTMAGDDPTRYRTGEEAGEWEKKDPLIRFRKFLEGKGLWSKEEEDAVIEQAKNEVADAVKKADETPKMKVTELIDFVFEKTPPHMEEQKKDFAAKEGK; encoded by the coding sequence ATGAGTACCGGATTGATTGAAGTACCCAAATCGGCAAAATTTACCCCGCTTCAGATTATCTCACCAGACGGAAAAGTCAAGGATTCAAAATTGCTTCCGCAATTGACTGACGAGCAGTTAAAGGAACTGATGCGCCGCATGGTGTTTACCCGAGTCTGGGATCAGCGGGCGATCAGTTTGAACCGCCAGGGACGACTGGGCTTTTATGCACCGGTAGCCGGACAGGAAGCAACCATGATTGGCAGCCAGTTTGCCTTAACCAAGGAAGACTGGATTCTGCCCAGCTACCGGGATATCCCGCAAATTTACTGGCATGGTCTTCCCCTTTACCAAGCCTTCCTCTTCTCCCGCGGACATTATCATGGCACCCAGTACCCGGAAGGGCTTAACATCCTGATGCCGCAAATTATTATTGGAGCCCAGATTGTGCAAACCACCGGCGTTGCCATGGGCTTGAAGCTGAGGGGCAAAAAGAACGTGGCAATTACCTTTATCGGGGACGGCGGCACCTCGCAGGGCGACTTCTATGAAGGGATCAATTTTGCAGGCGCATACAATGTGCCGGCCATTTTTGTCATTCAAAACAACCGGTATGCGATTTCCGTACCGATCGAGAAACAGACCAAGGCGCAAACACTTGCGCAAAAAGGTGTGGCCGCAGGCATCCCCAGTATTCAAGTGGACGGAATGGACGTTCTTGCCGTTTACAAAGCGGTGCAGGAAGCGGCCGAACGGGGACGCAACGGGGAAGGGCCCACGCTGATTGAATCCCTCACCTACCGCTACGGTCCGCACACCATGGCGGGAGATGATCCGACCCGTTATCGTACAGGGGAAGAAGCGGGAGAATGGGAGAAGAAAGATCCGTTGATCCGCTTCCGCAAATTCCTTGAAGGCAAGGGGCTTTGGAGCAAGGAAGAAGAGGATGCGGTGATTGAGCAGGCAAAAAATGAGGTGGCGGACGCCGTCAAGAAGGCGGACGAAACCCCAAAAATGAAGGTTACGGAACTGATCGATTTTGTATTTGAAAAAACGCCGCCTCATATGGAAGAACAGAAGAAAGACTTTGCGGCCAAGGAGGGGAAGTAA
- a CDS encoding alpha/beta hydrolase, giving the protein MSDIYKRKVIGETIDSKHTGRAMDVRIFLPPGFSELTAYPILYTQDGQDFFMYGRIATIAQQLILEEGLEPFVIVGVDVNRKERTSEYSSTGSRNHAYRQFFLDELLPFIENRYRVPGTGYQRVLAGDSLGGTVSFDIALDQPDLFQGILSLSGAFLPPLQERIRETDPFPPFDLYLLVGEQETAVETHFGDLDFVGMNRTTRDILTGKKARLTYVEKPGIHTWGFWQKELPDALRHFFKSNIWFS; this is encoded by the coding sequence ATGTCCGACATTTACAAACGAAAAGTGATTGGAGAAACCATAGACAGTAAACATACGGGCCGTGCCATGGATGTCCGAATCTTTCTGCCGCCCGGATTCAGTGAATTGACCGCCTATCCCATTCTCTACACCCAGGATGGACAAGATTTCTTTATGTACGGACGAATTGCGACAATTGCTCAACAGTTAATCCTGGAAGAAGGTCTGGAGCCTTTTGTGATCGTCGGCGTGGATGTGAACCGCAAAGAGCGGACTTCCGAATACAGTTCAACAGGCTCCAGGAATCATGCGTACCGTCAGTTTTTTCTGGATGAACTGCTGCCGTTCATAGAGAATCGTTATCGCGTGCCCGGGACTGGATACCAAAGGGTGCTGGCAGGTGATTCCCTGGGGGGAACCGTGTCTTTCGACATTGCGCTGGACCAGCCTGATCTGTTCCAGGGAATCCTCAGTCTGTCGGGGGCCTTCCTTCCGCCGCTGCAAGAACGGATTCGGGAAACCGATCCTTTTCCTCCCTTTGATCTTTATCTGCTGGTCGGGGAACAGGAAACGGCTGTGGAAACTCACTTCGGCGATCTGGATTTTGTCGGGATGAATCGAACCACCCGTGACATTCTGACCGGCAAGAAAGCCAGGCTGACCTATGTCGAAAAACCGGGCATCCATACCTGGGGCTTCTGGCAAAAAGAACTCCCTGACGCTCTCCGCCATTTCTTTAAGTCCAACATTTGGTTCTCGTGA